GGAAACAGAAGGCCACCGCCTCGCCCCGACGGATCAGGATAAACCCGTCCCCATCCTTGACGCTGACGTCGACCTTTCCAAGAAATCGAACAGTATGAGAGAAGATCCAGGGAAGCGGAGCCTCCGTACTTCCAAGGCTGGTGCCTTCAGGTAGTGCAGGGTTCATAGGACCGAGGTGATCAGATCCAGATTCTTTCTCATCTCATACCGCACCCTCCCGGTGTTTGCATCAGGTTCGAGGATAGCGGCAAGTGTCCCGCCGTCCGGGAGGGGCATCGCAAGGAGCAGGTGCGTCCCTGCCTCGATAAGGGCACCGGAAAAATTCTCAGCACCGAGGGAGTCGGCAAGCGTCCCCCAGCTGCCGGCGGCTGACGGGATGAGCCGGGCGAT
This genomic interval from Methanofollis fontis contains the following:
- a CDS encoding roadblock/LC7 domain-containing protein yields the protein MQGSSMLAFVLNRILAAGAIGISVTSPGGEILGEAGSRDWTGIARLIPSAAGSWGTLADSLGAENFSGALIEAGTHLLLAMPLPDGGTLAAILEPDANTGRVRYEMRKNLDLITSVL